In Anopheles ziemanni chromosome X, idAnoZiCoDA_A2_x.2, whole genome shotgun sequence, the genomic window AACATAAAGGTATGTGACTAGAGACATGCGCAGACTCGTGTTCAGCCTATTAGAGCCGATCGCGCACTTCTACTACTGTCTCCCCCAACCCCGACACCATCTTCCACTCGTCTCCTCTAGCATATCAATATAATCACAACCACTACAAATTCGAAGTTAGCATTAGAGTAAAGAAACACAGGATTCCTTCGAATACCTGGTGTTATTTCCCCACTTAAAACCGATCCTCTCCCTCCCCTTTATCACCCTTTTAACTTCATTGTTCTTATCCCTACTTTAACACAACGTTGTAACGCACACACTTACTCGTAGGTTGTAAGCTAGGTACCTTAATATTACCGGATGCCTCATGAAATAACCGAAATGCAATAGCGACCGGGGTCGAGGGGTCGGGTGAAACTATCTCAAGTACATAAGCTTATACGTGGTAAATAGCTAAGTCCAACAGTCAGCAAGCATTAGTACAGTTAGTGTATGATGTTATCAAGTTATAAAGATTTTAGGCAAAATTAAgaataataatcataaaacTTCCCACAAACGCACGCACACTTCAAAAGCAAATGCAAAGTAAAAGCGAATACGAGGCAATGTAATACAATCACTTTAGCGGTCCGCCTAGTTAACGTAGTAGTTTAGGGATCCCTGAAGGGATCTTATACGATATATACTTAGATTAGGTGCTACTGAGATCTCAGGGTCGTTTAGCCTGGATTAGCCGCGCGAGTCGGAAGAGGGGGTGGAATCGATGTTGCGCCTGCTTTGGGCACCCAAGATCCAACGCCGCCACACGCCAAATTGAGCCCCGTTGCCGAGGGCGAAGAACACTTCCTCCAGCCGGGTGTAAGATGTTTAATTTACCGTGGTATACGTTTTAAAATGGCGGAACGGTCTTCGGGGATGTTTCGATTCCGTAGAAGACCTACATCTGCGCTAGTTGATCTTCACTTAtattatgtttttcgttcagTTGTCAGACACCTTCAGAATACCTACTTTCCTCGGAGGAACCCTAGCGAGCGTCAGAAAGAAACGCTCGTAACTTCGCCAGTAATCGGTTTGCCGCTCACATTGAATGGTCAGAGCATGGTAAACCATCGGAATCAACGCAGAATGACCCAGCTTCGGGGAAAGAGACACTGGAAAGCTGGTGATTGAGCTGCAGGTGGTGCGCTCACATACTCAGAAGTGGCCAGCTTCCGCCACGTGGAGAATCTCAAGCAACAGAGAACGTCTGGGATGATAATAAACCCAGACGAATTACTTGGAAAAgcaggaaacgaaaaaaaaggttacagTCGGAACAGGGCGGCAAGgacgggaaagaaaagaaaaccaaaacacaccaCATATATTAATGTAAATGGTCGTTGTTTTAGATATAGAACTTAATGCCGCCAACAAAGCAAGAAACGCAGCAGCGCAAGAGAGGATAAAATGAATACCTAGTAGAGAATACTGTTTTCTAAACTCCCCTGATAGCAAAACTCTTTGCAGCCAATCATGCACGGCCTGATGGCCAGAATACTGCGCAATGCTAAGTGGCGCTTCTATGCCGATAATAATGCTAACAAAcgaataattataatattgAAGagttaagaaaacaaaacatccaaaacaaacaaaacaacccaaTAGCAACAGCGATCGGAGCACGATCAGGactttaaaatagaaacaataCCACGCGTACAATAGATCACCGATGATGGCTCAACTGGCACTGCTTGAGGGTGGAACAAACTTAGAATGTTTAAGGGAAGTGAAAGAAGGTAGATTTATttgccaaaaaacatttctactAATCTGTTATTTAGTTTGGCAGCTCTGTATGTGTTATCTTGTAGTTGTACGGAgcgattttcctttcgtttatGGCAGTTTAGTTTAGAATTTTCACTTCGCAAATTCAACTGTAAGTTCATTGATTCGACCATTCTCTCTACATTAAGTATCTTAAGTAAACCTGAAAACCTACCATAAACGCAACCTACCCAATCAGCTTTGGATATTCACGCTGATAAAAAcgattaattaaaacaaatacaaaatgtACCGATCATGACAAATTCTCCCCACGGTAGAAGAAAACAATCGCACACACAATCAGTTTGACAGATAAATTAATCCTGCTTATCTAAAGATCCGATGCGCATTTTATTCCGTGCAGAAGTTTCGTTACGAAgcgtggaaagttgttttaggaAAGTAGAATGAAAGAGAGAGGCAGAGGAGATGAAAAGCGTCTTAGCTGTGTATGTCCTTACGCTCTCCAGCTGAGCCAGATTTGTGCATTCGAAACGTTTTTACCATACGCACAATGGAGGGACACTATGAATTTATAACGGCAAactaacgcacacacacacacagaacatACGCAGCCTAGATATAACAAACCCTTGCAGAGCTAGCCCGTAAGCATGGCGAAAGCTATATTGTTCTGTTATAAGTAAATGAAACTATTTATAAATATATGAAAAGCGATGAagaaagtaacaaataaacgaaaaaagaaaacaagacacGAAGTACTCAGCTGAATGATAAGAAATGAACTGGAAGGAAAGCCAGGGTTGGGTCCCGCCAAGCAGCATCATGTTTTTCGTTACAGTATCAAATAAGTAGAAAAACAGAatacaaataaacacaaagacaagaaggaaataaaaaggataCATTGTCGAGAAGTAAATCATCAACAATAGTGACGAAACGTGTAAAACCGAAAAAATGAGGaatagtaaacaaacaaaaaacacacgaagaaagtaaaattagCCACCGGATAGGATGTTACTAATTGATACACTTACAGACAAGCATACTCAGTTAATctttgaaagtaaaacaaacgaagaaaataataGCAAATAATAGCGGAATGATAACATTTCACACCAAACAGGTGACCGAGCCTTCTCCCCCGCACTCCCGCCCCATGTCATATGTTTCTGAAGTAGCAGACAAACAACTCACAGCTTCCCTGTTAAGACAAGACACCCACCTGTTTGAActacacaaaaaagaaacacttccATGCGACAGCAAGTAAAGTGGTAACTGAAGGGAAAACCATGTTCAACGCCTTGTCCCCAATTCTTTAccatttgtgttttcttctgcAACGTCCGTCTTGTCCCTCTATGAAACACCccgggggaggggagagggtGTCGGTCGCGACGACGGGtggatcgatttgaaacttttcatgtCTAGCTGACAGTTCGTATTCGTAAAAGAGTATTAGTAAACTTAGAGAAACAAGTGGGACACGTAAGGCGATGACCGGTAGAGCAGAAGCTGCATGCCTAATTGTCAAAGAGGAGGTCATAGGGGAATGCTCGGGTGGACTATGTGATTGCGATTGTATTTTGTGGCTGCATGTGTGCGAACTGAAGACGGTAAAGGGCGGAAAATGGCCAGCGAGCTCGGTGTTGGTGGGCGATGTGATTAGAATTAATGgattgttttggaaaatgtatCTTTCGATCATGGCGAGAAGGAGTAAGTGGTAGGCGATTGGTAGGGGGAGAATATTGACAAAACGAGGGTATAGGGCAGGCAGCAGGAGGCGGAAAAAGTTTTAATagtgagaaacaaaaaaccgaaGAAACCTACCCGCTAGGAATCAAATatataaattaatgaaaagcATAAAGATATATattaaagaaataataatgtaTGTACATATATACaatttaaaagaagaaaaagaagaaaaaaagctatAGAAGAAAGCGACATGAAAGACAGTCACACTTAAAAATGAGAACACAGAAGACAAGGCGTACAGTCTCCCGTGGGTCTTCTTTTTCTAGAGCGTCAAGCGATTGTTTCAACACTAACTAAGCCTCACCACTTGGTCACAGTACGGAATAGGTTTAATCTTTCTCTTTCTGATTGATATTCGCAAAAGTTTCCCTATCTTTTGAAGATTAACCCAACTTTAAATCATCAATGAAACCTTAATTGTGTTTGGTGTAATATGTGTTGCCTTTCCGGTGGCCAAATTTTGGTGGAagccttttttgtttggtataattattgaaaaattatgctaaagAGCTGAAGGACTCACGGGAGATTTGTGGGCCTGCTCAAAATTATAGATACAACCCCACAGACCACAGCTCATACTGCAGATAGTGAATTACTGGAGCAAATAATACGCCACACGCTACCAGACTACAGACAAACATCCGATCAgatatacaaacacacacacagaaacacattGGATTGATGTTAaaaagcaaatttaaaacttaCCGCTGTGAATgttacaacacaacaacactacaaaaacgaaaacaaaacaaagatgTAAATTTGATTCCAAATCAAATGTCGTGACGCGCGGCGCACGCCAGGTGAAGGTTGCAGCGGAAGGGATGAGGTAAGGGGAACGGCGACTCTGGCCTCGTCGTGCAGAGGCATCAAGGTGCAGTGTACAGCGTGGTATCTATAAGAGAAAAGGAAGGAGGGAAAGCAGCCAgtgaaaaacagcaaaatcaaaacgaagAATTAAAACCAAACACTCCAACAAACCCTTGTATcttgaagtggaaaaaaatacaaaaaaaaaaattcattcccaagtactacTGAAGGATCCCCGCGGATATAATGGAAAACAATTGAGACGCAATTGGCAAATCAGATTGGAACGTACACCGAACGAggcaagcatgtaaacaactCATAACACATAAACCTAATTGGCCATTGGACTTATTGGACGCGCGGAAAGTATACGACGCGTATACTGCGAATCGAGGTTAAATGGGCGAAGGTAAACGGACGCGAACGGAGTGAAGGCGGACAGCCATGGTTTGAGCAgaaagaaacggaaaagatGTGACTATTCCAACGTACAAAGTTAATTGGagacgagaaagagagagagagagagagagagagagagagagagagagagagatagagagagagaaaaagagagagagagagagagagagacagagcgaaaaagaaagaaagaaagaaagagagagaaagagaaggagcGTGTAGGAAAAtagaaacgaaaaatcaaTATATCATCATGTTGTAGAGAGAAATCGAATAAAAGatacaagaaaaattaaaataccgaAGTACTTGATCAGTTACTCAGGAAGGAGGAGCAGGTGGGGAGGGCCAAGGAGGGAGGAATGttgaatggaaagaaaatggtggGATGGAGAAACCGTACGGTAGCGGTTTAATAAGGAAGGACTGCTTACAATTGGAGGGATTAAAGCCACCAAATTATCTTTGTGTTGCATGCGTTTACCAAAAAACTGTTTCCAGGGTCATGGTGAAAACCATGAGCTGCTTAATCTAATAAAATTGCATTATGTGTCGTTTATTACTCTAAAGACCTATATAAGTCTTTCAGCAAGGACGGTTGTAGTTGTAACCTAGTATCTTTGCCTTCCTTCAGACCTTCGATCCAACTCCAGAGgcactaggcgtctccatcgtcaacagcagcaacatgtGTCGCACATTGTTACAGTCAATTTTAATACAGTAAGGTAATGTGAGGCAAAATACTGCTATTATGTGGAAAACTTTGATTTTTCGCAATCCATACTAGTGTACTggagggtccgcgacagccgagcggtagcgccggttagaaaatcggcccatgagcgccggggctcaccacctcgacggcgtgggttcgaatcccaaccgagaccgacccccccccccccccccccataaGCCGGGGGGTTTTAATCCTCATTAAtatttgcttcaatttttgTCGTTACAACCAAGAATGAAAGGAGTATGAATCCAATTTTCTTGTTGTATTCGTTAAGTAACATATTGACGAAGCTTTACTTGTTTgctataatttatttaaatatttaatatagCTTAAACTATTGTAGGGAGTTCCGATATGGTTTTTGGCATAACTAGCACCATCTTGTTTTCTCTGTTTATTCATATTGTATCCGTAAAACTCACGTAGGACGTATTAGACACACGTTTGAACACTCACACTTGAATCCAAATTGGGGTAATTTTTACCCCAAGATTAAAATTCGATTCACATTGAACTTTTAGCGGAATGATACATTGACgtggtacatcaaaaaatataaaaacgccaacagatagtcaacaaatatatcaAAAAGCAACAGTTGACAGAATtaaaaaattttacaaaatatgtagtgaagttatagcgttttaaaaataggggtcaaaacgACTAATAAAAAgtaatgtattctagtgttaagtaCCCTTGAGATACTTATCGGATTTATGGGTGGtaaattacacacacacaccaaaagagagacacacatacacatttcaTTAAGAGTATTGACTTACTTCAACGTAAATTTATTCCCTACATATCTACAACGTTGCCTACGATACGTAGCCTTCGAACACTAAGTCACTTAAACGACTCTATTAGGCGGACAATGATGGATGACAGGTAATAAAATGAGCACTGCGGCGTTCACTCGTTGCGAAGTTTGGCGACATCCAGGAACTGCTCCATCGGGGCGACGCTCCGCCGAGCCATGAGGAAATGATTGTAATCGGCACCGACAACAATTTTGAAAGTCTCAGTGTCGAATATTCTATCGTTGGAGAGAGCGCCATCTACACGTCACACATCTGAGTTATTCCCGTTGCATAAATGCAGGAACGTTTTCATCCACCGCTGGGGTTCACTGTTCATGCAAGTTTTGCTCGCGAGCGGGTTTTAAATTTGCTGCAGGGCCGCAATGCGACAGAGGATTGGCCAGTCGTTGCGTTCCGTTTAAGGGGACAAGCATGATGGCACTCGCACTTGTTTGTAGGGTGGCCTGGTCGCACGGTTGGCACTCCGTCGGCCGCACAGAGGTACGTTCCCGAAGCCACCGTTTCACCGCACCTCTCGGTTTGGGCAAACAGATGAATATGATAAACATGACGATACCCTGCAGGCCGAAAAGAATGTCGTAGAAGATTGGCAGCTTGTACGTGCTGTAGTACGACGCCGTCATAAAGACCCATACGATTGCCATCACGACGAAGAGTAAGGCGGTGTAATTTGTCctacaagaagaagaagaagatacgGTCCATTATCGGTTGGCTTATACGCAAATGGGATACACTTGCCATACTTACATATAGATtactttgttgattttttccgCCGGGATATGTGTTGGAGCCATCTGCTCAACATTGAACTCTTGTCCCCGCTCCAGTAAGCGTTGCCTGACCTCGTTGTACAAAGTGTGAAGTTTGATCACCCGGCGTAATCCGACATAGCAGACGATTAGACAAACAAAGGTGAGTACCAAAATCACCATTATCGTCCGGAAGAGGTAATTCTTTATGGCCGGGTTCCCTGAGGggagaaagggaaaatatGAATCAGTTTGGAGAGAAAGCGAGAGAATGAGACACCGCTCCTACCTTGTGATGTGATTGAGAAGGATAGTATTATCCAAAGAGGAACTAACTGCGCTACTAAAGCGTATCCGATAAATCGATATCGATCCCATCGTGCAGTGATATCCTTTGCTCTCGGTGCGTAGAACCTGAATGGATGGAAAGGGTACTGTTTATGCACTCTGGTGTCCACTAGCACCAGCCGCCTGTTAGCACCTCTTACCAGGCATGGAAACAGTTGTTCGCACAGTTGACCAGGAGCCAGAAGAACGTCGCCAGGATGAGGTACTCCGCGGAGTTCTTCAGCACGATCTGGTCGGCATTCATCCGCTTTCCGCTGGCTTTATGCTGGAAGAACGACTCCAGCAGCAGTGCGAACGCAAAGTTAACACAATTCATCGCCAACGCTTTGCCGTGCAGATCGTGCAACTCTGGGATGATCATGTAGAAGAATgccgtcagcagcagcagcggaatGGCGAATATCAGGCACACGGTAAGCAAGATCAGCTGGCACGGGAGAAAGTCCGCACCTAAGCTAACCTCTTCCGGGCACACGTACGCCACGATCGTAGCGTCCGAGATGCGGTAATCCAAGCAGTAGCTGTTGAAGACTTCGATATTGTACGGCCGCTTGTAGATAACGAGCAGCGATCCGTTCTGGATTACGTACAGTGTGTCCATGAAGTGGGGTCCGTAGCTCACCAGACCTCTCTCCGTCACGCACGGATTACCGTAGATAAACCCGAGCGCAGCGTCTTCCTCTAAATCTTCGATGCATCCGTCGTAGAATTTGGCAACGATGGTGCTCATGGTGGATCTGTTTGTCTGGGGCCCTTCCGGCTGGCAGGAGATTATGTTATCCCCGTCGTGTACCATACGCTGTCCCTGGGGGCAGCATTTTCGGATGAAATTCACTGACGGTCCAATGTACACCGGTTGATCTGCGAGTACCTAAAATCAAAACCGAAG contains:
- the LOC131291130 gene encoding probable G-protein coupled receptor Mth-like 14, translated to MVNAAQLEGSGQGYNDKNGQDIVSGSPVHAGERSSVVPKPNVSVSGTPENATGGVQQIVAAVKQTTVGFGEDVEAAVENIYTNMTTFDGVMPIENVTDCTGYQVLADQPVYIGPSVNFIRKCCPQGQRMVHDGDNIISCQPEGPQTNRSTMSTIVAKFYDGCIEDLEEDAALGFIYGNPCVTERGLVSYGPHFMDTLYVIQNGSLLVIYKRPYNIEVFNSYCLDYRISDATIVAYVCPEEVSLGADFLPCQLILLTVCLIFAIPLLLLTAFFYMIIPELHDLHGKALAMNCVNFAFALLLESFFQHKASGKRMNADQIVLKNSAEYLILATFFWLLVNCANNCFHAWTNYTALLFVVMAIVWVFMTASYYSTYKLPIFYDILFGLQGIVMFIIFICLPKPRDTTLYTAP